The Dyadobacter sp. 676 DNA window TTTCCGTCCCGCCACGCCCTGCCTGAACAGGGCCGTCGCAAAACGAAGTGCAAAGTTAGAAAAAAGCATCCGAGATATGAGAAAGGTCTGTAAATAAAAAACAGTTAGGAGAAATTGGTGTAATTTGTCTTTACTAACTGCGTTGATCATTTGAAAAGTGCCTTTTTGAGGCCATATTCGGCAACTGATCACTGACACAAGACTTACCAGAGCTACATGAGTTTTCTTTTTCCGTCCTTCCTGTGGGGTTTGCTGGCAATATCGGTTCCTATTGCCGTACACATTTTCAATTTCAGGCGGACGAAAAGGGTCTACTTTACCAATGTCGCCTTCTTGAAGGCCGTCGAAACGCAAACGAAATCCATCCGGCAAATCAAGCATTGGCTCGTGATGGCCGCCAGGATCCTCGCGATTGCCTGCCTGGCATTCGCCTTCTCGCAACCGTTCATTCCCGCAGAAAGCAACGTAGCCGTCGACAGGCGGGGCATTACCAGCCTTTATCTCGACAATTCGCTGAGCATGGAGAGCGAGCTGAATAATAAACGTTACCTCGATATCGCCACGGGCCGGCTCGGCGATTTGCTAGGGCTGTTCAAAAATGCGACGTCGCTTCAACTCGTCACCAACGATTTTTCCGCTCAGGAACAGGGCCTCTACCCCGCCGAAAAGCTCCGTGACCGGCTGACCACCATCGGGCTCTCCGGCACGCCCCGCACACTCGAACAGGTTTATAAACGCCAGGAGAACCTCATAGCCCGGCATTCGCAATCGGGGAAAAATCAACTTTTCTGGTTTTCCGACTTCCAGAAAAGCACCGCCGGCGACCTTTCCGCGATTCAACCCGATTCCACCAACCAGATCTTTCTGGTACCGGTGCAGGCCGAAGCCGAGAAGAATGTATTTGTGGATTCCGCCTGGCTTAATACGCCATTTATCCGCGAGCTTCCAGAACAATATCCTCTTTGTAAAAGTCAGCAACTCCGGCAACCGTGAAGCACGGAATGTAGTGCTGCGGCTGAGTCTCGACAATACGCAGGCCTCGACGGCGTCCGTCACAGTTCCAGCGAATGGCAGCGCAACCGCGAAATTCAACTTCAACCTGAAAGGAAAGGGCTACAAAAAAGGCCAGATCACCTTCGACGACTTTCCGGTCACATTCGATAACGATTACTACTTCGTGCTCAATGCCTCGCCGCTCATACGTG harbors:
- a CDS encoding BatA domain-containing protein, whose amino-acid sequence is MSFLFPSFLWGLLAISVPIAVHIFNFRRTKRVYFTNVAFLKAVETQTKSIRQIKHWLVMAARILAIACLAFAFSQPFIPAESNVAVDRRGITSLYLDNSLSMESELNNKRYLDIATGRLGDLLGLFKNATSLQLVTNDFSAQEQGLYPAEKLRDRLTTIGLSGTPRTLEQVYKRQENLIARHSQSGKNQLFWFSDFQKSTAGDLSAIQPDSTNQIFLVPVQAEAEKNVFVDSAWLNTPFIRELPEQYPLCKSQQLRQP